One Rhinoraja longicauda isolate Sanriku21f chromosome 18, sRhiLon1.1, whole genome shotgun sequence DNA segment encodes these proteins:
- the LOC144602037 gene encoding uncharacterized protein LOC144602037 isoform X1 encodes MSVAVVDFGSFALGEAEPSAHEMKRLSTEIGRAFSELGFVYLKNTGIKDEQVFETMDICRKFFLLPKDIKQQYARSKDTDIPCHGWIDFQTESLNPTELNDLKEAFNVTSLSSTDTWPVKELPEFSSCVESFFRTFKDLSMRVMKAIELSLGVETDFFVSKHQKIGSDGNISTLRPAYYPAVQKSSVKGKQTRCGEHSDYGTFTFVFQDRNAGLEVMSRCGQYIAAPYLPNAVLLNIGDLLQRWTSDRWTSAKHRVRIPQTEDALNRTRQSLSFFAVPDHDATIACCDGLDKHPPITSIQYFKNNHPGLVNVSLSVK; translated from the exons ATGAGTGTGGCTGTGGTTGACTTTGGCTCATTTGCCTTGGGTGAAGCTGAACCTTCAGCCCATGAAATGAAACGATTATCCACAGAGATCGGACGGGCATTCAGTGAACTTGGATTTGTGTACCTCAAAAACACCGGCATCAAAGATGAGCAA GTGTTTGAAACAATGGACATCTGCAGGAAGTTCTTTCTACTTCCCAAGGACATTAAACAGCAATATGCTCGTTCCAAGGACACAGATATTCCATGTCACGGCTGGATAGATTTTCAGACTGAGAG CTTAAACCCAACGGAACTCAATGACCTGAAAGAAGCCTTTAACGTGACATCATTGTCTTCCACTGAC ACATGGCCTGTCAAAGAGCTACCTGAGTTTTCAAGTTGTGTGGAGTCATTCTTCAGAACATTTAAGGACCTGTCGATGCGGGTTATGAAAGCCATTGAACTGAGTCTGGGAGTTGAGACTGATTTCTTTGTCAGCAAGCATCAAAAGATCGGCA gtgacggaaatatttcaacccTGAGACCTGCGTATTACCCAGCAGTACAGAAATCAAGTGTGAAAGGAAAGCAGACCCGGTGTGGGGAACATTCTGACTACGGGACGTTCACTTTCGTGTTCCAGGACAGGAACGCAGGACTGGAG GTAATGTCCAGGTGTGGTCAGTACATCGCTGCCCCCTACCTTCCAAATGCGGTTCTTCTCAACATAGGTGACCTTCTGCAGAGGTGGACATCTGACAGATGGACTTCTGCA AAACACCGGGTGCGAATCCCGCAGACGGAAGATGCTTTGAACAGGACCCGACAGTCACTGAGCTTCTTTGCAGTCCCGGATCACGACGCCACTATTGCCTGTTGTGATGGTTTAGACAAACACCCCCCCATCACCTCCATCCAGTACTTTAAGAATAATCACCCTGGGTTAGTTAACGTCTCTCTATCCGTAAAGTGA
- the LOC144602037 gene encoding uncharacterized protein LOC144602037 isoform X3 — translation MSVAVVDFGSFALGEAEPSAHEMKRLSTEIGRAFSELGFVYLKNTGIKDEQVFETMDICRKFFLLPKDIKQQYARSKDTDIPCHGWIDFQTESLNPTELNDLKEAFNVTSLSSTDTWPVKELPEFSSCVESFFRTFKDLSMRVMKAIELSLGVETDFFVSKHQKIGSDGNISTLRPAYYPAVQKSSVKGKQTRCGEHSDYGTFTFVFQDRNAGLEKHRVRIPQTEDALNRTRQSLSFFAVPDHDATIACCDGLDKHPPITSIQYFKNNHPGLVNVSLSVK, via the exons ATGAGTGTGGCTGTGGTTGACTTTGGCTCATTTGCCTTGGGTGAAGCTGAACCTTCAGCCCATGAAATGAAACGATTATCCACAGAGATCGGACGGGCATTCAGTGAACTTGGATTTGTGTACCTCAAAAACACCGGCATCAAAGATGAGCAA GTGTTTGAAACAATGGACATCTGCAGGAAGTTCTTTCTACTTCCCAAGGACATTAAACAGCAATATGCTCGTTCCAAGGACACAGATATTCCATGTCACGGCTGGATAGATTTTCAGACTGAGAG CTTAAACCCAACGGAACTCAATGACCTGAAAGAAGCCTTTAACGTGACATCATTGTCTTCCACTGAC ACATGGCCTGTCAAAGAGCTACCTGAGTTTTCAAGTTGTGTGGAGTCATTCTTCAGAACATTTAAGGACCTGTCGATGCGGGTTATGAAAGCCATTGAACTGAGTCTGGGAGTTGAGACTGATTTCTTTGTCAGCAAGCATCAAAAGATCGGCA gtgacggaaatatttcaacccTGAGACCTGCGTATTACCCAGCAGTACAGAAATCAAGTGTGAAAGGAAAGCAGACCCGGTGTGGGGAACATTCTGACTACGGGACGTTCACTTTCGTGTTCCAGGACAGGAACGCAGGACTGGAG AAACACCGGGTGCGAATCCCGCAGACGGAAGATGCTTTGAACAGGACCCGACAGTCACTGAGCTTCTTTGCAGTCCCGGATCACGACGCCACTATTGCCTGTTGTGATGGTTTAGACAAACACCCCCCCATCACCTCCATCCAGTACTTTAAGAATAATCACCCTGGGTTAGTTAACGTCTCTCTATCCGTAAAGTGA
- the LOC144602037 gene encoding uncharacterized protein LOC144602037 isoform X2 has protein sequence MSVAVVDFGSFALGEAEPSAHEMKRLSTEIGRAFSELGFVYLKNTGIKDEQVFETMDICRKFFLLPKDIKQQYARSKDTDIPCHGWIDFQTESLNPTELNDLKEAFNVTSLSSTDTWPVKELPEFSSCVESFFRTFKDLSMRVMKAIELSLGVETDFFVSKHQKIGSDGNISTLRPAYYPAVQKSSVKGKQTRCGEHSDYGTFTFVFQDRNAGLEVMSRCGQYIAAPYLPNAVLLNIGDLLQRWTSDRWTSAVKTPGANPADGRCFEQDPTVTELLCSPGSRRHYCLL, from the exons ATGAGTGTGGCTGTGGTTGACTTTGGCTCATTTGCCTTGGGTGAAGCTGAACCTTCAGCCCATGAAATGAAACGATTATCCACAGAGATCGGACGGGCATTCAGTGAACTTGGATTTGTGTACCTCAAAAACACCGGCATCAAAGATGAGCAA GTGTTTGAAACAATGGACATCTGCAGGAAGTTCTTTCTACTTCCCAAGGACATTAAACAGCAATATGCTCGTTCCAAGGACACAGATATTCCATGTCACGGCTGGATAGATTTTCAGACTGAGAG CTTAAACCCAACGGAACTCAATGACCTGAAAGAAGCCTTTAACGTGACATCATTGTCTTCCACTGAC ACATGGCCTGTCAAAGAGCTACCTGAGTTTTCAAGTTGTGTGGAGTCATTCTTCAGAACATTTAAGGACCTGTCGATGCGGGTTATGAAAGCCATTGAACTGAGTCTGGGAGTTGAGACTGATTTCTTTGTCAGCAAGCATCAAAAGATCGGCA gtgacggaaatatttcaacccTGAGACCTGCGTATTACCCAGCAGTACAGAAATCAAGTGTGAAAGGAAAGCAGACCCGGTGTGGGGAACATTCTGACTACGGGACGTTCACTTTCGTGTTCCAGGACAGGAACGCAGGACTGGAG GTAATGTCCAGGTGTGGTCAGTACATCGCTGCCCCCTACCTTCCAAATGCGGTTCTTCTCAACATAGGTGACCTTCTGCAGAGGTGGACATCTGACAGATGGACTTCTGCAGTGA AAACACCGGGTGCGAATCCCGCAGACGGAAGATGCTTTGAACAGGACCCGACAGTCACTGAGCTTCTTTGCAGTCCCGGATCACGACGCCACTATTGCCTGTTGTGA